A genome region from Camelina sativa cultivar DH55 chromosome 10, Cs, whole genome shotgun sequence includes the following:
- the LOC104716978 gene encoding uncharacterized protein LOC104716978 produces MGKPTAKKKNPETPKDASGGGGGGGKSGKTYHRSTSRAFDEDMEIFISRALELKEEGNKLFQKRDHEGAMLSFDKALKLLPKEHIDVAYLRTSMASCYMQMGLGEYPNAISECNLALEASPRYSKALLRRSRCYEALNKLDYAFRDARIVLNMEPENASANEIFDRVKKVLVDKGVDVDEMEKSFLNVQPVGAARLKKIVKEGLRNKKKKKKSGGKDEELKINRGVVESPKLVDMADEAESRNKPKEEKSDKLEIDGNIGGKKEDKKISFKGDKGQKKKSGGNKAGEERKLEDKVVVMDKEVIASEIVQGGGNTKEDATVTRTVKLVHGDDIRWAQLPLDSSIRLVRDVIRDRFPALRGFLIKYRDTEGDLVTITTTDELRLAASTHDKLGSLRLYIAEVNPDQEPTYDVMNNSESTDKVSKRLSSLADNGSVGEYMESDKASTCFENWIYQFAQLFKNHVGFDSDSYLDLHELGMKLHTEAMEDAVTGEDAQGLFEIAAEKFQEMGALALFNWGNVHMSKARKQVCFPEDASREAIIEAVEAAFVWTQKEYNKAAEKYEEAIKVKPDFYEALLALGQEQFEQAKLCWYHALKSKVDLESEASEEVLKLYNKAEDSMERGMQIWEEMEERRLNGISKLDKHKNMLRKMELDELFSEASEEETVEQAANMSSQINLLWGSLLYERSIVEYKLGLPTWDECLEVAVEKFELAGASATDIAVMIKNHCSSEGALEGMGFKIDEIVQAWNEMYDAKRWQMGVPSFRLEPMFRRRAPKLHDILENVFSGRA; encoded by the exons ATGGGAAAGCCAACAgccaagaagaagaatccagagACGCCAAAAGATGCTtccggcggcggcggcggcggaggcaAGTCAGGGAAGACTTACCATCGTTCTACTTCGAGGGCTTTTGACGAAGATATGGAGATTTTCATTAGCAGAGCACTTGAGCTCAAAGAAGAAGGTAACAAGCTCTTCCAGAAACGCGACCACGAAGGAGCCATGTTGAGTTTCGACAAAGCCTTGAAGCTCTTGCCTAAGGAACATATCGATGTTGCTTATCTGAGAACCAGCATGGCTTCTTGTTATATGCAAATGGGATTAGGTGAGTATCCGAATGCGATTAGCGAATGTAATTTGGCATTAGAGGCTTCTCCTAGGTACAGTAAGGCTTTACTTAGGCGTTCTCGGTGTTACGAGGCTTTGAATAAGTTGGATTACGCGTTTAGGGATGCTCgtattgttttgaatatggAACCGGAAAATGCGTCTGCAAACGAAATCTTTGATAGGGTGAAGAAGGTGTTGGTGGATAAAGgtgttgatgttgatgaaatGGAGAAGAGCTTTCTTAATGTTCAGCCTGTTGGCGCTGCTCGTTTGAAGAAGATTGTTAAGGAGGGGTTgaggaataagaagaagaagaagaagagcggtGGAAAGGATGAGGAACTGAAGATCAACAGAGGTGTGGTTGAGAGTCCAAAGCTTGTTGACATGGCAGACGAAGCTGAGAGCAGAAATAAGCCAAAGGAGGAAAAGAGCGACAAGTTAGAGATTGATGGAAATATTGGTGGCaagaaagaagataagaaaataagttttaagGGTGATAAAggacagaaaaagaaaagtggtGGTAACAAGGCTGGAGAAGAGAGGAAGCTGGAGGATAAGGTTGTTGTCATGGACAAAGAGGTCATTGCCTCTGAGATTGTTCAAGGCGGAGGAAACACAAAAGAAGATGCAACGGTTACTAGGACTGTCAAGCTTGTACATGGAGATGATATAAGGTGGGCACAACTGCCGCTGGATTCTAGTATAAGACTTGTAAGAGACGTAATCAGGGATCGTTTTCCTGCTCTTAGGGGTTTCCTCATTAAATATAGGGATACAGAAGGTGATTTGGTAACCATTACCACAACAGATGAGCTGAGACTAGCTGCTTCTACTCATGATAAACTTGGCTCCCTTAGATTATATATAGCAGAAGTTAACCCCGACCAAGAACCAACCTATGACGTCATGAACAATAGTGAATCAACTGACAAGGTTTCCAAGAGGTTGAGCAGCCTTGCGGACAATGGAAGTGTCGGAGAATACATGGAGTCTGACAAAGCATCTACGTGCTTTGAGAACTGGATTTACCAGTTTGCGCAGTTGTTCAAGAACCATGTTGGGTTTGATTCTGATTCGTACTTGGACCTCCATGAACTTGGGATGAAGCTGCATACGGAAGCAATGGAGGATGCTGTCACTGGTGAAGATGCGCAAGGACTCTTTGAAATCGCAGCTGAAAAGTTCCAAGAAATGGGTGCACTAGCTTTGTTTAACTGGGGTAACGTTCACATGTCAAAGGCAAGGAAGCAGGTCTGTTTTCCTGAGGATGCCTCGAGAGAAGCTATAATAGAAGCAGTGGAGGCTGCATTTGTGTGGACACAGAAGGAGTACAACAAAGCTGCAGAGAAATATGAAGAAGCGATTAAGGTTAAACCTGATTTTTACGAAGCTCTTCTAGCACTTGGGCAAGAGCAGTTTGAACAGGCAAAGCTTTGCTGGTATCATGCACTCAAAAGCAAGGTAGACTTAGAAAGTGAGGCCTCCGAGGAGGTCCTGAAGCTCTATAACAAAGCTGAAGATAGTATGGAGAGGGGTATGCAGATTTGGGAAGAAATGGAAGAACGTCGTCTAAATGGAATCTCCAAGTTAGATAAACATAAAAACATGTTGCGGAAGATGGAGTTAGATGAATTGTTTAGCGaagcttcagaagaagaaactgtGGAGCAGGCAGCTAATATGAGTTCTCAGATTAACCTCTTGTGGGGTTCATTGCTGTATGAACGGTCTATTGTGGAGTACAAGCTCGGATTACCAACTTGGGATGAATGTTTGGAGGTTGCAGTGGAGAAATTTGAACTAGCTGGAGCTTCTGCAACTGATATAGCTGTGATGATAAAGAATCATTGTTCAAGCGAGGGTGCACTTGAAG GTATGGGGTTCAAGATTGATGAAATAGTACAGGCATGGAATGAGATGTATGATGCCAAGAGATGGCAGATGGGTGTCCCATCTTTCCGGCTAGAACCAATGTTCCGGAGACGTGCCCCCAAACTGCATGATATCTTAGAGAATGTATTTTCAGGGCGTGCTTGA
- the LOC104716980 gene encoding LOW QUALITY PROTEIN: calcium uptake protein 1 homolog, mitochondrial-like (The sequence of the model RefSeq protein was modified relative to this genomic sequence to represent the inferred CDS: substituted 1 base at 1 genomic stop codon), with the protein MPALSHYRSVSSLPSVDRSFLVIQRLKIHGSSSSLPESSPSSSAPLPVADPLKRIVSGGSLAKWISGITAGSALGFLYLSSSDSSDSISGLFSFADSSSSSPSSVCGVKVGDLKPRSFIPKLSLPGYSSGFIFGXAFRRKIFFNYEKRLRLQSPPEKVFDYFASVRTEEGEILMKPADLMRAIVPVFPPSESHLVREGYLTGERNPGELRCSPSEFFMLFDVDNDGLISFKEYIFFVTLLSIPESSFAVAFKMFDTDNNGEVDKEEFKTVMSLMRSQHRQGVRHRDGRRTGLHMTGSVEDGGLVEYFFGKDGSQKLKHDKFTXFMKDLTEEMLRLEFAHYDYKRRGSISAKDFALSMVAAADANHLGKLLDRVDGLSEHPRLRDMRISLKEFKQFDELRSKLGPFSLALFAYGKANGLLTMKDFKRAASQVCGITLSDNVIEIAFHVFDSNRDGSLSVEEFLRVLHRRERDVAQPIAKGLSRYFSDGWNGSKNCS; encoded by the exons ATGCCCGCCTTATCTCACTACAGATCAGTATCATCTCTACCGTCCGTTGACCGATCTTTCCTTGTCATCCAACGGCTCAAGATCCACGGAAGCTCTTCTTCCTTGCCGGAATCTTCTCCCTCCTCCTCGGCTCCTCTACCCGTCGCCGATCCTTTGAAGCGAATCGTATCTGGCGGATCTCTCGCTAAATGGATCTCCGGGATTACAGCTGGCTCCGCCTTAGGGTTTCTGTATTTGTCCTCCTCTGATTCTTCTGACTCCATCTCTGGTTTATTTTCCTTCGCTGAtagttcatcatcatctccttcttctgttTGTGGAGTTAAAGTCGGCGATCTCAAACCGAGATCCTTTATTCCCAAATTGTCTTTGCCTGGTTACAGCTCCGGATTCATCTTCGGAG aNGCGTTTAGGAGGAAGATCTTCTTCAATTACGAGAAACGTTTGAGATTACAAAGTCCTCCTGAAAAG GTATTCGACTACTTTGCATCGGTTCGgacagaagaaggagaaatacTAATGAAGCCGGCAGATTTGATGAGGGCAATAGTTCCGGTGTTTCCTCCATCAGAGTCTCATCTTGTAAGAGAAGGTTATCTGACTGGCGAAAGAAATCCCGGTGAACTTAGATGTTCTCCTTCCGAGTTCTTCATGCTCTTTGATGTTGATAATGATGGTCTTATCTCCTTCAAAGA GTATATATTCTTTGTGACATTACTCAGCATTCCTGAATCAAGCTTTGCCGTGGCtttcaaaatgtttgatacTGACAACAACGG GGAGGTTGACAAGGAAGAGTTTAAGACAGTGATGAGTCTGATGCGATCTCAACATAGACAAGGAGTTCGTCACAGAGATGGCCGTCGAACTGGCTTACATATGACCGGCTCTGTTGAGGATGGAGGCTTGGTTGAATACTTCTTTGGAAAAGATGGTAGTCAGAAACTCAAACACGATAAGTTCACTTAGTTTATGAAGGATCTAACTGAAGAG ATGCTGAGGCTGGAGTTTGCACATTATGACTATAAACGAAGAGGAAGTATATCAGCCAAGGATTTTGCATTGTCTATGGTGGCAGCGGCTGATGCAAACCATTTGGGCAAGCTGCTTGATCGAGTTGATGGTCTGAGCGAGCACCCGCGCCTCAGGGACATGCGTATCTCACTAAAGGAATTCAAACAGTTTGATGAGCTACGCAGTAAACTTGGACCATTTTCTCTAGCTCTTTTTGCTTATGGCAAAGCCAATGGTTTACTTACAATGAAGGACTTCAAACGAGCCGCTTCTCAGGTATGTGGAATAACTCTGTCAGACAATGTGATAGAGATTGCGTTTCATGTGTTTGATTCAAATCGAGATGGGAGTTTGAGTGTGGAGGAGTTTTTGCGGGTTCTGCACCGAAGAGAGAGGGACGTGGCACAGCCGATTGCCAAGGGACTGTCACGGTACTTCTCAGATGGATGGAATGGTTCTAAGAACTGTTCCTAA
- the LOC104720021 gene encoding uncharacterized protein LOC104720021, whose translation MALALKYFVVFLLLSMVSQGLCRCSYKKLQIGTVRTGREIAGQPEWTVSVINTCNCLQKHVTLTCAGFAPVKLVEPWLLLSHGLTCLLIKGEALPAGASAQFSYAGEPYIFRPVGSAVDPSCKDSL comes from the exons ATGGCGCTTGCTcttaaatattttgttgttttccttcttctctctatgGTCTCTCAAG GACTGTGCCGCTGCAGTTACAAAAAGCTCCAGATCGGAACGGTAAGGACCGGGAGAGAAATCGCCGGACAACCGGAGTGGACAGTGTCGGTCATCAACACGTGCAATTGTCTTCAGAAGCACGTGACTCTGACTTGCGCAGGGTTTGCTCCGGTGAAGCTTGTGGAGCCATGGCTACTGCTCTCACACGGATTGACATGTCTTCTGATTAAAGGGGAAGCTTTGCCAGCTGGTGCCTCCGCTCAGTTCAGTTACGCCGGCGAGCCTTACATCTTCAGACCCGTCGGTTCCGCCGTCGACCCAAGTTGCAAAGATTCGCTGTGA